A part of Candidatus Thorarchaeota archaeon genomic DNA contains:
- a CDS encoding cob(I)yrinic acid a,c-diamide adenosyltransferase produces MRCESLKKPELSGLVQVYTGNGKGKTTCALGAGLRAAGHGLEVLMIAFMKAKVAHRGDGVEVNYGEFRSLEGVTGFKLVPVGRECFVDRHNPDPIDIEKAQEGLRMAQRALRERLCDVLILDEINVAVEWGLISLEDQLELIASRPPGVEIIMTGRYARPEVIEAADLVTEMREVKHYYKEKALQARRGFEY; encoded by the coding sequence ATGAGGTGCGAGTCTTTGAAGAAGCCGGAACTCTCGGGTCTGGTCCAAGTCTATACAGGTAACGGCAAGGGAAAGACAACATGCGCGCTGGGAGCCGGTCTGAGGGCTGCAGGACACGGACTTGAAGTGTTGATGATTGCCTTCATGAAAGCGAAGGTTGCCCACAGGGGCGACGGTGTCGAGGTCAATTATGGCGAGTTTCGAAGCCTTGAAGGCGTGACCGGTTTCAAACTCGTCCCTGTTGGCAGGGAGTGTTTCGTCGACAGGCACAACCCCGACCCAATCGACATTGAGAAGGCGCAGGAAGGGCTCAGAATGGCTCAGAGAGCCCTGAGAGAGCGGCTATGCGATGTACTTATCCTGGACGAGATCAACGTTGCAGTCGAGTGGGGACTCATCTCTCTGGAAGACCAGCTCGAGTTGATCGCATCCCGACCACCAGGCGTTGAGATCATCATGACGGGTCGCTATGCTCGACCTGAGGTCATCGAGGCCGCAGACCTTGTCACAGAGATGAGAGAGGTCAAGCACTACTACAAGGAGAAGGCGCTCCAAGCCCGAAGAGGATTCGAGTACTAG
- a CDS encoding flavodoxin family protein, whose amino-acid sequence MGGREACPLGGPQSGGARQELPKRRSIRPLGRACEVASGLLIVGVSGSPKKAKSSTRFLLQKALEAASEVLNTGPGGESSTLILDLSEYTIRRCTGCDLCVRKKPCPESEMDDFPKLEEKLRMADAIIIAAPSYFTSVPGVLKDFMDRSRSMKMQDHQLRDKVFGAITFAGLRYGGQEAVIDLLNRYALAHGMIVVGGVGSPVRQGPFGSGSLQTDEGKWRTAETDTLAVESSQQLGRRVAEIVRRLKA is encoded by the coding sequence ATGGGAGGACGTGAAGCCTGTCCACTAGGCGGACCCCAGAGTGGAGGCGCAAGACAGGAACTTCCGAAACGTAGAAGTATCCGTCCACTTGGACGTGCCTGTGAGGTGGCATCCGGATTGCTCATTGTGGGTGTGTCTGGCTCCCCGAAGAAGGCAAAGTCGAGTACTAGGTTTCTGTTGCAGAAGGCACTTGAAGCGGCTTCTGAAGTGTTGAACACGGGCCCTGGTGGAGAGTCTTCGACACTCATACTGGACCTGAGCGAGTACACCATACGCAGGTGCACAGGCTGCGACCTGTGTGTCAGGAAGAAGCCATGTCCTGAGAGCGAGATGGACGACTTTCCGAAGCTGGAGGAGAAGCTCAGGATGGCCGACGCAATCATCATCGCTGCACCGTCATACTTCACATCGGTCCCGGGAGTCCTGAAGGACTTCATGGACAGGTCACGGTCCATGAAGATGCAAGACCATCAGCTGCGTGACAAGGTGTTCGGTGCCATCACATTCGCGGGACTACGCTATGGTGGTCAGGAGGCTGTGATTGATCTGCTTAATCGCTATGCTCTCGCTCACGGCATGATTGTCGTGGGTGGCGTAGGAAGTCCTGTGAGGCAGGGTCCGTTTGGTTCCGGCAGCCTGCAGACAGACGAGGGGAAGTGGCGTACCGCTGAGACCGACACACTGGCCGTGGAGAGCAGTCAGCAACTGGGAAGACGTGTGGCCGAGATTGTAAGGCGCCTGAAGGCATGA
- a CDS encoding polymer-forming cytoskeletal protein has product MTERVKFKGQPRLELGAIEGDIEISDCDFVVPREGTQILINGNVRVEGDVIFGGALKAKALHAKAKSIVTVEGDLDIETTAFVDRGDLEVHGSASAKEIGAASALRVEGNLTCSGAKAGGSIKVRRNAKAHRMSAGGSVHIEGDAEADRVSAGGSVAIDGRATVSEVSAGGSVKCNTGRIGKVDVGGSFKALGAVEVDEIDVGGSGVVGPGSTVHSVDIGGSFKSDGNLSFGVIDVGGSVRLGGDSEGSTIDVGGALSVDGSLHIKEDLDVGGKIEIEKDLRCNGTIKIGGTIFVGGRIDTYRLAVGGRAEAKYIRATDGFRIGRRGEVRGFVESRDIVVRERARTEALYGEQIRVEERARVRHLYARDIYLEREVVIEGTVMYTDDLETEDGVRFKEEPRKVDQLPPPEEVAGQSSELRRRSDDGPCTQCS; this is encoded by the coding sequence ATGACCGAGAGAGTCAAGTTCAAAGGACAACCCAGACTAGAACTGGGCGCAATCGAAGGAGACATCGAGATCTCCGACTGTGACTTTGTGGTTCCAAGAGAGGGAACGCAGATACTGATCAATGGAAATGTCAGAGTGGAGGGTGATGTCATCTTCGGTGGCGCTCTCAAGGCCAAGGCACTACACGCAAAGGCAAAGTCGATTGTGACCGTTGAGGGAGACCTTGACATTGAGACCACAGCCTTTGTTGACAGAGGTGACCTTGAGGTCCACGGCTCGGCATCCGCGAAGGAGATTGGAGCCGCTTCAGCACTGCGAGTAGAGGGCAACCTCACCTGTTCCGGTGCCAAGGCCGGAGGCTCGATCAAGGTGAGGCGAAACGCCAAGGCGCACCGCATGAGTGCAGGCGGGAGTGTTCACATAGAAGGCGATGCAGAGGCGGACAGGGTCAGTGCGGGAGGTTCTGTGGCAATCGACGGTCGTGCCACTGTATCGGAGGTCTCTGCGGGTGGTTCAGTGAAGTGCAACACCGGCAGGATTGGAAAGGTCGATGTCGGAGGCAGCTTCAAGGCCCTGGGAGCCGTTGAAGTGGATGAGATTGACGTCGGAGGCTCAGGTGTAGTAGGACCGGGCTCCACTGTCCATTCGGTGGACATAGGGGGCTCGTTCAAGTCTGATGGGAATCTCAGTTTTGGAGTCATTGATGTTGGCGGGTCGGTCAGGCTGGGAGGAGACTCGGAAGGAAGCACCATAGACGTCGGAGGCGCGCTCTCCGTTGATGGCAGTCTGCATATCAAGGAGGACCTTGATGTTGGCGGCAAGATTGAGATAGAGAAAGACCTCCGATGCAATGGCACTATCAAGATTGGCGGCACCATTTTCGTTGGCGGAAGAATCGACACTTACCGTCTGGCGGTTGGCGGGCGAGCAGAGGCAAAGTACATTCGTGCGACTGATGGGTTCAGGATTGGACGCAGGGGCGAGGTGCGTGGCTTTGTTGAGTCAAGAGACATAGTGGTGCGAGAGCGGGCTCGCACAGAGGCGCTCTATGGAGAGCAGATACGCGTTGAGGAGCGAGCCAGAGTCAGGCATCTCTATGCCCGAGACATATACCTGGAGCGAGAGGTCGTAATTGAAGGCACTGTCATGTACACTGACGATCTTGAGACCGAAGATGGAGTGAGGTTCAAGGAAGAACCCCGCAAAGTCGACCAGCTACCACCGCCTGAAGAGGTAGCGGGCCAGTCCTCGGAGCTGCGAAGGAGGTCAGATGACGGCCCTTGCACACAGTGCTCGTAG